A DNA window from Paralichthys olivaceus isolate ysfri-2021 chromosome 11, ASM2471397v2, whole genome shotgun sequence contains the following coding sequences:
- the ccdc9 gene encoding coiled-coil domain-containing protein 9 isoform X8 encodes MSSAVDLKTKEEKDAELDRRIEALRKKNEALVKRYQEIEEDKKKAEQEGIAVTTPRKPRPHEPETDRKKTDKENFTVTVDLSKSTGEKRVVNDWKPGTPRGRKTSEESDGQRGQNDSHSPSRRMGSGRLGRGGQRGGGGRQERREWEPRTPRSGEPGELGGQGRRGGGRRERGGGGEGRGGGTPGGVDRKSKEWEEKRRQNIEKMNEEMERIAEYERGQRLDSDKPIRNFLDDPRRSGPAPDIDRKEGSRRHVRNWGGLDFDNVKTGNELEKEWTSRRPGPKGSVDMTMSMTGRERAEYLRWKKEREQIDEERLARHRNATGQWRREWDAQKTDNMFKEDPYVAAEGVTSEQGSRRARGRNSRAEPRGRASDDSKRPPKTPTFGDFLSQGRTPGPRGDRSRGRGRGQKQSYSMHDNRWEGEKEEEEEKEKEDKTKREEKTKKKKEEKPKPSTTQKVEENNGDEEEDDDNWEDASDEEDVEEGSDSEDDSRDNEKKDAGKEKPAKSKENSPKSPTPRSRKTSAGSPKEQRAPRPKVHIPPPTAAQESPEGGKPLSPFFPLEGHQPVSDWGEEMEMLSPRSSMGGESPLKPPSAESSPPQTKAQEHEDETESQDASEPAEPRKEEEAEEIKSQQIVIVSEPESVPTHSPAATPPDATLSDISVPAPSEVSEAAVTTNQEEPAAPSQDSAPSPPVLEASESSSEPAGSEDDDAAPAETNAQTEETVEESPEQVSSG; translated from the exons ATG tCTTCAGCAGTGGATCTCAAGacgaaggaggagaaggatgcGGAGTTGGACCGACGAATCGAAGCTTTGAGGAAGAAGAATGAAGCTCTGGTTAAAAGATACCAG GAAATTGAAGAAGACAAGAAGAAAGCAGAGCAGGAGGGCATTGCCGTGACAACACCTCGGAAACCCCGTCCCCACGAGCCGGAGACGGACAGGAAGAAGACGGATAAGGAAAACTTCACTGTCACAGTTGACCTTTCTAAATCAACAGGG gagaagagagTTGTGAATGACTGGAAACCTGGAACGCCTCGCGGCCGGAAGACGTCAGAGGAAAGCGACGGGCAAAGAGGGCAAAATGACAGCCACAGTCCCTCCAGGAGGATGGGGTCAGGACGATTAGGTcggggaggacagagaggaggaggaggtcgccaagagaggagagaatggGAACCACGAACACCTAGAAGTGGAGAACCTGGAGAGTTGGGTGGACAGGgacgcagaggaggaggaaggagagaaagaggaggaggaggagaag gcagaggaggagggacaccAGGTGGCGTGGACAGGAAATCCAAG GAATGGGAGGAGAAGAGACGACAGAACATCGAGAAGATGAATGAGGAAATGGAGAGAATAGCAGAGTATGAGAGAGGACAGCGG CTGGATAGTGACAAGCCAATCCGTAACTTCCTTGATGACCCGAGACGTTCAGGTCCGGCGCCTGACATAGACCGCAAGGAGGGCAGCAGGAGACATGTACGAAACTGGGGAGGGCTTGACTTTGACAACGTAAAGACGGGAAATGAACTGGAGAAGGAGTGGACT AGTCGAAGGCCTGGTCCCAAGGGCTCTGTGGACATGACCATGTCCATGACCGGCCGGGAGAGAGCAGAGTACCTGCGCTGGAAGAAGGAGCGTGAGCAGATTGATGAGGAGAGACTAGCGCGCCATCGTAATGCCACAGGCCAGTGGCGACGAGAGTGGGATGCACAGAAGACAGATAACAT GTTCAAAGAGGACCCATATGTAGCTGCAGAGGGCGTCACATCCGAGCAGGGTAGCAGGAGAG ccCGGGGGCGTAACTCTCGTGCAGAGCCTCGGGGCAGGGCCTCAG ATGACAGTAAGCGACCCCCCAAGACTCCGACATTTGGTGACTTCCTGTCCCAGGGCAGGACCCCGGGGCCCCGAGGGGACCGTAGCCGAGGGAGGGGCCGAGGACAGAAGCAGAGCTACAG CATGCATGACAACCGCtgggaaggagagaaagaagaagaggaggagaaggaaaaggaggacaagacaaagagagaggagaagacgaaaaagaagaaggaagaaaaaccCAAACCTTCCACGACGCAGAAG GtggaggagaataatggagatgaagaggaggacgatgaCAACTGGGAAGATGCCAGCGATGAAGAAGACGTGGAGGAAGGGAGCGACTCAGAAGACGACTCCAGGGACAATGAGAAGAAAGATGCTGGGAAAGAAAAACCAGCCAAGAGCAAAGAAAACTCCCCTAAGTCTCCCACCCCTCGTTCTCGAAAGACGTCGGCGGGCAGCCCCAAAGAGCAGCGAGCACCCAGGCCGAAGGTGCACATCCCGCCCCCAACAGCAGCTCAGGAGTCACCAGAGGGCGGCAAACCCCTCAGCCCCTTCTTCCCACTGGAAGGCCACCAGCCTGTGTCAGACTggggagaggagatggagatgctGTCACCTCGGAGCAGCATGGGAGGAGAGAGTCCCTTGAAACCCCCGAGTGCTGAGTCCAGCCCCCCCCAGACGAAGGCCCAGGAGCACGAGGATGAGACGGAGAGCCAGGATGCCAGTGAACCTGCTGAGCCAcggaaagaggaggaagcag AAGAGATTAAATCCCAGCAGATTGTGATTGTGTCAGAGCCGGAGTCCGTCCCCACACACTCCCCCGCTGCAACACCACCTGACGCCACCCTCTCTGATATTTCTGTCCCAGCCCCCTCTGAAGTCAGTGAGGCAGCTGTGACAACGAACCAGGAAGAACCCGCTGCTCCGTCACAAG ACTCCGccccttctcctcctgtccTGGAGGCCAGTGAGAGCTcttctgaaccagcaggaagcGAAGATGACGACGCAGCGCCCGCTGAGACCAACGCTCAGACAGAAGAAACCGTGGAGGAGTCCCCAGAGCAGGTGTCCTCAG GCTGA
- the ccdc9 gene encoding coiled-coil domain-containing protein 9 isoform X3, with the protein MSSAVDLKTKEEKDAELDRRIEALRKKNEALVKRYQEIEEDKKKAEQEGIAVTTPRKPRPHEPETDRKKTDKENFTVTVDLSKSTGEKRVVNDWKPGTPRGRKTSEESDGQRGQNDSHSPSRRMGSGRLGRGGQRGGGGRQERREWEPRTPRSGEPGELGGQGRRGGGRRERGGGGEGRGGAGRGGAGRGGEGRGEEGRGGEGGRGGEGGRGGEGRGGAGRGGEGRGGGTPGGVDRKSKEWEEKRRQNIEKMNEEMERIAEYERGQRLDSDKPIRNFLDDPRRSGPAPDIDRKEGSRRHVRNWGGLDFDNVKTGNELEKEWTSRRPGPKGSVDMTMSMTGRERAEYLRWKKEREQIDEERLARHRNATGQWRREWDAQKTDNMFKEDPYVAAEGVTSEQGSRRARGRNSRAEPRGRASDDSKRPPKTPTFGDFLSQGRTPGPRGDRSRGRGRGQKQSYSMHDNRWEGEKEEEEEKEKEDKTKREEKTKKKKEEKPKPSTTQKVEENNGDEEEDDDNWEDASDEEDVEEGSDSEDDSRDNEKKDAGKEKPAKSKENSPKSPTPRSRKTSAGSPKEQRAPRPKVHIPPPTAAQESPEGGKPLSPFFPLEGHQPVSDWGEEMEMLSPRSSMGGESPLKPPSAESSPPQTKAQEHEDETESQDASEPAEPRKEEEAEEIKSQQIVIVSEPESVPTHSPAATPPDATLSDISVPAPSEVSEAAVTTNQEEPAAPSQDSAPSPPVLEASESSSEPAGSEDDDAAPAETNAQTEETVEESPEQVSSG; encoded by the exons ATG tCTTCAGCAGTGGATCTCAAGacgaaggaggagaaggatgcGGAGTTGGACCGACGAATCGAAGCTTTGAGGAAGAAGAATGAAGCTCTGGTTAAAAGATACCAG GAAATTGAAGAAGACAAGAAGAAAGCAGAGCAGGAGGGCATTGCCGTGACAACACCTCGGAAACCCCGTCCCCACGAGCCGGAGACGGACAGGAAGAAGACGGATAAGGAAAACTTCACTGTCACAGTTGACCTTTCTAAATCAACAGGG gagaagagagTTGTGAATGACTGGAAACCTGGAACGCCTCGCGGCCGGAAGACGTCAGAGGAAAGCGACGGGCAAAGAGGGCAAAATGACAGCCACAGTCCCTCCAGGAGGATGGGGTCAGGACGATTAGGTcggggaggacagagaggaggaggaggtcgccaagagaggagagaatggGAACCACGAACACCTAGAAGTGGAGAACCTGGAGAGTTGGGTGGACAGGgacgcagaggaggaggaaggagagaaagaggaggaggaggagaaggcaggGGAGGAGCAGGCAGGGGAGGagcaggcagaggaggagaaggcagaggagaagaaggcaggggaggagaaggaggcaggggaggagaaggaggcaggGGAGGAGAAGGCAGGGGAGGagcaggcagaggaggagaag gcagaggaggagggacaccAGGTGGCGTGGACAGGAAATCCAAG GAATGGGAGGAGAAGAGACGACAGAACATCGAGAAGATGAATGAGGAAATGGAGAGAATAGCAGAGTATGAGAGAGGACAGCGG CTGGATAGTGACAAGCCAATCCGTAACTTCCTTGATGACCCGAGACGTTCAGGTCCGGCGCCTGACATAGACCGCAAGGAGGGCAGCAGGAGACATGTACGAAACTGGGGAGGGCTTGACTTTGACAACGTAAAGACGGGAAATGAACTGGAGAAGGAGTGGACT AGTCGAAGGCCTGGTCCCAAGGGCTCTGTGGACATGACCATGTCCATGACCGGCCGGGAGAGAGCAGAGTACCTGCGCTGGAAGAAGGAGCGTGAGCAGATTGATGAGGAGAGACTAGCGCGCCATCGTAATGCCACAGGCCAGTGGCGACGAGAGTGGGATGCACAGAAGACAGATAACAT GTTCAAAGAGGACCCATATGTAGCTGCAGAGGGCGTCACATCCGAGCAGGGTAGCAGGAGAG ccCGGGGGCGTAACTCTCGTGCAGAGCCTCGGGGCAGGGCCTCAG ATGACAGTAAGCGACCCCCCAAGACTCCGACATTTGGTGACTTCCTGTCCCAGGGCAGGACCCCGGGGCCCCGAGGGGACCGTAGCCGAGGGAGGGGCCGAGGACAGAAGCAGAGCTACAG CATGCATGACAACCGCtgggaaggagagaaagaagaagaggaggagaaggaaaaggaggacaagacaaagagagaggagaagacgaaaaagaagaaggaagaaaaaccCAAACCTTCCACGACGCAGAAG GtggaggagaataatggagatgaagaggaggacgatgaCAACTGGGAAGATGCCAGCGATGAAGAAGACGTGGAGGAAGGGAGCGACTCAGAAGACGACTCCAGGGACAATGAGAAGAAAGATGCTGGGAAAGAAAAACCAGCCAAGAGCAAAGAAAACTCCCCTAAGTCTCCCACCCCTCGTTCTCGAAAGACGTCGGCGGGCAGCCCCAAAGAGCAGCGAGCACCCAGGCCGAAGGTGCACATCCCGCCCCCAACAGCAGCTCAGGAGTCACCAGAGGGCGGCAAACCCCTCAGCCCCTTCTTCCCACTGGAAGGCCACCAGCCTGTGTCAGACTggggagaggagatggagatgctGTCACCTCGGAGCAGCATGGGAGGAGAGAGTCCCTTGAAACCCCCGAGTGCTGAGTCCAGCCCCCCCCAGACGAAGGCCCAGGAGCACGAGGATGAGACGGAGAGCCAGGATGCCAGTGAACCTGCTGAGCCAcggaaagaggaggaagcag AAGAGATTAAATCCCAGCAGATTGTGATTGTGTCAGAGCCGGAGTCCGTCCCCACACACTCCCCCGCTGCAACACCACCTGACGCCACCCTCTCTGATATTTCTGTCCCAGCCCCCTCTGAAGTCAGTGAGGCAGCTGTGACAACGAACCAGGAAGAACCCGCTGCTCCGTCACAAG ACTCCGccccttctcctcctgtccTGGAGGCCAGTGAGAGCTcttctgaaccagcaggaagcGAAGATGACGACGCAGCGCCCGCTGAGACCAACGCTCAGACAGAAGAAACCGTGGAGGAGTCCCCAGAGCAGGTGTCCTCAG GCTGA
- the ccdc9 gene encoding coiled-coil domain-containing protein 9 isoform X5, with product MSSAVDLKTKEEKDAELDRRIEALRKKNEALVKRYQEIEEDKKKAEQEGIAVTTPRKPRPHEPETDRKKTDKENFTVTVDLSKSTGEKRVVNDWKPGTPRGRKTSEESDGQRGQNDSHSPSRRMGSGRLGRGGQRGGGGRQERREWEPRTPRSGEPGELGGQGRRGGGRRERGGGGEGRGGAGRGGAGRGGEGRGEEGRGGEGGRGGEGGRGGEGRGGAGRGGEGRGEEGRGGEEGRGGGTPGGVDRKSKEWEEKRRQNIEKMNEEMERIAEYERGQRLDSDKPIRNFLDDPRRSGPAPDIDRKEGSRRHVRNWGGLDFDNVKTGNELEKEWTSRRPGPKGSVDMTMSMTGRERAEYLRWKKEREQIDEERLARHRNATGQWRREWDAQKTDNMFKEDPYVAAEGVTSEQGSRRDDSKRPPKTPTFGDFLSQGRTPGPRGDRSRGRGRGQKQSYSMHDNRWEGEKEEEEEKEKEDKTKREEKTKKKKEEKPKPSTTQKVEENNGDEEEDDDNWEDASDEEDVEEGSDSEDDSRDNEKKDAGKEKPAKSKENSPKSPTPRSRKTSAGSPKEQRAPRPKVHIPPPTAAQESPEGGKPLSPFFPLEGHQPVSDWGEEMEMLSPRSSMGGESPLKPPSAESSPPQTKAQEHEDETESQDASEPAEPRKEEEAEIKSQQIVIVSEPESVPTHSPAATPPDATLSDISVPAPSEVSEAAVTTNQEEPAAPSQDSAPSPPVLEASESSSEPAGSEDDDAAPAETNAQTEETVEESPEQVSSG from the exons ATG tCTTCAGCAGTGGATCTCAAGacgaaggaggagaaggatgcGGAGTTGGACCGACGAATCGAAGCTTTGAGGAAGAAGAATGAAGCTCTGGTTAAAAGATACCAG GAAATTGAAGAAGACAAGAAGAAAGCAGAGCAGGAGGGCATTGCCGTGACAACACCTCGGAAACCCCGTCCCCACGAGCCGGAGACGGACAGGAAGAAGACGGATAAGGAAAACTTCACTGTCACAGTTGACCTTTCTAAATCAACAGGG gagaagagagTTGTGAATGACTGGAAACCTGGAACGCCTCGCGGCCGGAAGACGTCAGAGGAAAGCGACGGGCAAAGAGGGCAAAATGACAGCCACAGTCCCTCCAGGAGGATGGGGTCAGGACGATTAGGTcggggaggacagagaggaggaggaggtcgccaagagaggagagaatggGAACCACGAACACCTAGAAGTGGAGAACCTGGAGAGTTGGGTGGACAGGgacgcagaggaggaggaaggagagaaagaggaggaggaggagaaggcaggGGAGGAGCAGGCAGGGGAGGagcaggcagaggaggagaaggcagaggagaagaaggcaggggaggagaaggaggcaggggaggagaaggaggcaggGGAGGAGAAGGCAGGGGAGGagcaggcagaggaggagaaggcagaggagaagaaggcaggggaggagaagaaggcagaggaggagggacaccAGGTGGCGTGGACAGGAAATCCAAG GAATGGGAGGAGAAGAGACGACAGAACATCGAGAAGATGAATGAGGAAATGGAGAGAATAGCAGAGTATGAGAGAGGACAGCGG CTGGATAGTGACAAGCCAATCCGTAACTTCCTTGATGACCCGAGACGTTCAGGTCCGGCGCCTGACATAGACCGCAAGGAGGGCAGCAGGAGACATGTACGAAACTGGGGAGGGCTTGACTTTGACAACGTAAAGACGGGAAATGAACTGGAGAAGGAGTGGACT AGTCGAAGGCCTGGTCCCAAGGGCTCTGTGGACATGACCATGTCCATGACCGGCCGGGAGAGAGCAGAGTACCTGCGCTGGAAGAAGGAGCGTGAGCAGATTGATGAGGAGAGACTAGCGCGCCATCGTAATGCCACAGGCCAGTGGCGACGAGAGTGGGATGCACAGAAGACAGATAACAT GTTCAAAGAGGACCCATATGTAGCTGCAGAGGGCGTCACATCCGAGCAGGGTAGCAGGAGAG ATGACAGTAAGCGACCCCCCAAGACTCCGACATTTGGTGACTTCCTGTCCCAGGGCAGGACCCCGGGGCCCCGAGGGGACCGTAGCCGAGGGAGGGGCCGAGGACAGAAGCAGAGCTACAG CATGCATGACAACCGCtgggaaggagagaaagaagaagaggaggagaaggaaaaggaggacaagacaaagagagaggagaagacgaaaaagaagaaggaagaaaaaccCAAACCTTCCACGACGCAGAAG GtggaggagaataatggagatgaagaggaggacgatgaCAACTGGGAAGATGCCAGCGATGAAGAAGACGTGGAGGAAGGGAGCGACTCAGAAGACGACTCCAGGGACAATGAGAAGAAAGATGCTGGGAAAGAAAAACCAGCCAAGAGCAAAGAAAACTCCCCTAAGTCTCCCACCCCTCGTTCTCGAAAGACGTCGGCGGGCAGCCCCAAAGAGCAGCGAGCACCCAGGCCGAAGGTGCACATCCCGCCCCCAACAGCAGCTCAGGAGTCACCAGAGGGCGGCAAACCCCTCAGCCCCTTCTTCCCACTGGAAGGCCACCAGCCTGTGTCAGACTggggagaggagatggagatgctGTCACCTCGGAGCAGCATGGGAGGAGAGAGTCCCTTGAAACCCCCGAGTGCTGAGTCCAGCCCCCCCCAGACGAAGGCCCAGGAGCACGAGGATGAGACGGAGAGCCAGGATGCCAGTGAACCTGCTGAGCCAcggaaagaggaggaagcag AGATTAAATCCCAGCAGATTGTGATTGTGTCAGAGCCGGAGTCCGTCCCCACACACTCCCCCGCTGCAACACCACCTGACGCCACCCTCTCTGATATTTCTGTCCCAGCCCCCTCTGAAGTCAGTGAGGCAGCTGTGACAACGAACCAGGAAGAACCCGCTGCTCCGTCACAAG ACTCCGccccttctcctcctgtccTGGAGGCCAGTGAGAGCTcttctgaaccagcaggaagcGAAGATGACGACGCAGCGCCCGCTGAGACCAACGCTCAGACAGAAGAAACCGTGGAGGAGTCCCCAGAGCAGGTGTCCTCAG GCTGA
- the ccdc9 gene encoding coiled-coil domain-containing protein 9 isoform X7 yields the protein MSSAVDLKTKEEKDAELDRRIEALRKKNEALVKRYQEIEEDKKKAEQEGIAVTTPRKPRPHEPETDRKKTDKENFTVTVDLSKSTGEKRVVNDWKPGTPRGRKTSEESDGQRGQNDSHSPSRRMGSGRLGRGGQRGGGGRQERREWEPRTPRSGEPGELGGQGRRGGGRRERGGGGEGRGGAGRGGAGRGGEGRGEEGRGGEGGRGGEGGRGGEGRGGAGRGGEGRGEEGRGGEEGRGGGTPGGVDRKSKEWEEKRRQNIEKMNEEMERIAEYERGQRLDSDKPIRNFLDDPRRSGPAPDIDRKEGSRRHVRNWGGLDFDNVKTGNELEKEWTSRRPGPKGSVDMTMSMTGRERAEYLRWKKEREQIDEERLARHRNATGQWRREWDAQKTDNMFKEDPYVAAEGVTSEQGSRRDDSKRPPKTPTFGDFLSQGRTPGPRGDRSRGRGRGQKQSYSMHDNRWEGEKEEEEEKEKEDKTKREEKTKKKKEEKPKPSTTQKVEENNGDEEEDDDNWEDASDEEDVEEGSDSEDDSRDNEKKDAGKEKPAKSKENSPKSPTPRSRKTSAGSPKEQRAPRPKVHIPPPTAAQESPEGGKPLSPFFPLEGHQPVSDWGEEMEMLSPRSSMGGESPLKPPSAESSPPQTKAQEHEDETESQDASEPAEPRKEEEAAPSEVSEAAVTTNQEEPAAPSQDSAPSPPVLEASESSSEPAGSEDDDAAPAETNAQTEETVEESPEQVSSG from the exons ATG tCTTCAGCAGTGGATCTCAAGacgaaggaggagaaggatgcGGAGTTGGACCGACGAATCGAAGCTTTGAGGAAGAAGAATGAAGCTCTGGTTAAAAGATACCAG GAAATTGAAGAAGACAAGAAGAAAGCAGAGCAGGAGGGCATTGCCGTGACAACACCTCGGAAACCCCGTCCCCACGAGCCGGAGACGGACAGGAAGAAGACGGATAAGGAAAACTTCACTGTCACAGTTGACCTTTCTAAATCAACAGGG gagaagagagTTGTGAATGACTGGAAACCTGGAACGCCTCGCGGCCGGAAGACGTCAGAGGAAAGCGACGGGCAAAGAGGGCAAAATGACAGCCACAGTCCCTCCAGGAGGATGGGGTCAGGACGATTAGGTcggggaggacagagaggaggaggaggtcgccaagagaggagagaatggGAACCACGAACACCTAGAAGTGGAGAACCTGGAGAGTTGGGTGGACAGGgacgcagaggaggaggaaggagagaaagaggaggaggaggagaaggcaggGGAGGAGCAGGCAGGGGAGGagcaggcagaggaggagaaggcagaggagaagaaggcaggggaggagaaggaggcaggggaggagaaggaggcaggGGAGGAGAAGGCAGGGGAGGagcaggcagaggaggagaaggcagaggagaagaaggcaggggaggagaagaaggcagaggaggagggacaccAGGTGGCGTGGACAGGAAATCCAAG GAATGGGAGGAGAAGAGACGACAGAACATCGAGAAGATGAATGAGGAAATGGAGAGAATAGCAGAGTATGAGAGAGGACAGCGG CTGGATAGTGACAAGCCAATCCGTAACTTCCTTGATGACCCGAGACGTTCAGGTCCGGCGCCTGACATAGACCGCAAGGAGGGCAGCAGGAGACATGTACGAAACTGGGGAGGGCTTGACTTTGACAACGTAAAGACGGGAAATGAACTGGAGAAGGAGTGGACT AGTCGAAGGCCTGGTCCCAAGGGCTCTGTGGACATGACCATGTCCATGACCGGCCGGGAGAGAGCAGAGTACCTGCGCTGGAAGAAGGAGCGTGAGCAGATTGATGAGGAGAGACTAGCGCGCCATCGTAATGCCACAGGCCAGTGGCGACGAGAGTGGGATGCACAGAAGACAGATAACAT GTTCAAAGAGGACCCATATGTAGCTGCAGAGGGCGTCACATCCGAGCAGGGTAGCAGGAGAG ATGACAGTAAGCGACCCCCCAAGACTCCGACATTTGGTGACTTCCTGTCCCAGGGCAGGACCCCGGGGCCCCGAGGGGACCGTAGCCGAGGGAGGGGCCGAGGACAGAAGCAGAGCTACAG CATGCATGACAACCGCtgggaaggagagaaagaagaagaggaggagaaggaaaaggaggacaagacaaagagagaggagaagacgaaaaagaagaaggaagaaaaaccCAAACCTTCCACGACGCAGAAG GtggaggagaataatggagatgaagaggaggacgatgaCAACTGGGAAGATGCCAGCGATGAAGAAGACGTGGAGGAAGGGAGCGACTCAGAAGACGACTCCAGGGACAATGAGAAGAAAGATGCTGGGAAAGAAAAACCAGCCAAGAGCAAAGAAAACTCCCCTAAGTCTCCCACCCCTCGTTCTCGAAAGACGTCGGCGGGCAGCCCCAAAGAGCAGCGAGCACCCAGGCCGAAGGTGCACATCCCGCCCCCAACAGCAGCTCAGGAGTCACCAGAGGGCGGCAAACCCCTCAGCCCCTTCTTCCCACTGGAAGGCCACCAGCCTGTGTCAGACTggggagaggagatggagatgctGTCACCTCGGAGCAGCATGGGAGGAGAGAGTCCCTTGAAACCCCCGAGTGCTGAGTCCAGCCCCCCCCAGACGAAGGCCCAGGAGCACGAGGATGAGACGGAGAGCCAGGATGCCAGTGAACCTGCTGAGCCAcggaaagaggaggaagcag CCCCCTCTGAAGTCAGTGAGGCAGCTGTGACAACGAACCAGGAAGAACCCGCTGCTCCGTCACAAG ACTCCGccccttctcctcctgtccTGGAGGCCAGTGAGAGCTcttctgaaccagcaggaagcGAAGATGACGACGCAGCGCCCGCTGAGACCAACGCTCAGACAGAAGAAACCGTGGAGGAGTCCCCAGAGCAGGTGTCCTCAG GCTGA